The Pseudarthrobacter sp. NS4 genome includes a window with the following:
- a CDS encoding SGNH/GDSL hydrolase family protein has product MDFTSRFVALGDSFTEGVGDDDPTRPNGVRGWADRVAEQLGAADPGFGYANLAIRGRKLRQILAEQVDAAVELNPTLVSIYAGANDILRPRVDIDDLLAEYDDGIRRLSATGATVVMFTGFDARGSKVFGTMRGRTAIYNELVRGIAGDHGALLVDYWRFSEYYDWGMWARDRMHMSAAGHANMAKRVLEVLKYDHSIDIPPMTPVPELGRAEAIRANAQWFREYAGPWVVRRVTGKSSGDSLLPKYPQLTRLEPKAVSGNR; this is encoded by the coding sequence ATGGACTTCACTTCCCGGTTCGTGGCCCTTGGCGACTCCTTCACCGAAGGCGTGGGCGACGACGATCCCACCCGCCCCAACGGTGTCCGCGGCTGGGCTGACCGCGTGGCCGAGCAGCTGGGCGCAGCCGACCCCGGATTCGGGTACGCCAATCTCGCCATCCGCGGGAGGAAACTCCGCCAGATCCTGGCTGAACAGGTGGACGCCGCCGTCGAACTTAATCCCACGTTGGTGAGCATTTACGCGGGCGCCAACGACATCCTTCGCCCGCGCGTCGATATCGATGACCTCCTGGCGGAGTACGACGACGGCATCCGAAGGTTGAGTGCCACCGGCGCCACGGTGGTGATGTTCACCGGGTTCGATGCCCGCGGGTCCAAGGTCTTCGGCACCATGCGCGGCCGTACCGCCATCTACAACGAGCTGGTGCGCGGCATCGCCGGGGACCATGGCGCCCTGCTCGTGGACTACTGGCGCTTTAGCGAGTACTACGACTGGGGCATGTGGGCACGCGACCGGATGCACATGTCCGCGGCCGGGCACGCCAACATGGCCAAGCGGGTACTGGAGGTGCTCAAGTATGACCACTCCATCGACATCCCGCCCATGACTCCGGTTCCGGAGCTGGGCCGCGCGGAAGCCATCCGAGCCAATGCGCAGTGGTTCCGCGAGTATGCCGGACCGTGGGTGGTCCGACGCGTTACCGGCAAATCCTCCGGCGATAGCCTGTTGCCCAAATACCCGCAGCTCACGCGCCTCGAACCGAAAGCGGTCAGCGGAAACCGGTGA
- the rpmB gene encoding 50S ribosomal protein L28 — protein sequence MAAHCQVTGAEPGFGHSISHSHRRNKRRFDPNIQKKRYWVPSLRRNVTLQVSARGIKTIDVRGIDAVVAAILARGVKL from the coding sequence ATGGCAGCACACTGCCAAGTGACCGGAGCCGAGCCGGGCTTTGGGCACAGCATTTCGCACTCGCACCGCCGCAACAAGCGTCGGTTCGATCCGAACATTCAGAAGAAGCGCTACTGGGTTCCGTCCCTGCGCCGTAACGTCACGCTGCAGGTCTCTGCACGTGGCATCAAGACCATCGACGTACGCGGCATCGACGCAGTCGTCGCCGCCATTCTGGCTCGTGGGGTGAAGCTCTAG
- a CDS encoding bifunctional copper resistance protein CopD/cytochrome c oxidase assembly protein, which yields MVSSAATPRSTTPQSAPGKGARGQDSGAVGISRPWQVAGLAALFLGLVAALIFSGAAAARGVSDPGALVRWGLPISKAIHNVSLATVIGGLIFAVAILPRSLAPRSRDREDDGNESREHPAFSRALAVAAAAGAAWTLSAIAVLVLTYADVAGQALSGDAEFTQALVYFMTDIETGRAWLTVIIIAAVVTTALFGVRSLGGLALTLILALIGLVPTALIGHSSSSSDHEGAINSLGLHLVGVSTWVGGIILLALLSGILTGPKAGAAGDITEPTLRRFSSLAGFAFVLVFASGVINASIRITNWGDFFGSDYGQLILAKSAATLVLGGIGFMHRQWVIPQLGGKGSTMSSRRVLWQLVLAELLLMGATSGVAVALSRSAPPQPTTFAPDASPAFILTGYELPPELTPERWLTEWRLDWLWIAAALFGLVSYFLGVAKIYRRGDKWQWFRSINWVIGLLVLTYITSGPPSVYGRVLFSAHMVDHMALTMVAPIFLVLGAPVTLALRALQPRGDGSRGAREWILVFVHSKFSQVVTHPLFAAANFAGSIVLFYYSDLFGFAMREHVGHELMIVHFLLTGYIFVLSMIGTDPLPRRAPYPMRLLLLLATMGFHAFFGVAIMGGTNLLAADYFGNLGRDWGQSALMDQQTGGAVAWGIGEVPTLLVAIGVAVMWSRSDQRETKRVDRAADRNNDADLTAYNDMFAKLAERDAKLAERNSKLEGR from the coding sequence ATGGTGTCTTCTGCCGCAACCCCACGTTCCACAACGCCCCAGTCCGCTCCCGGTAAGGGAGCCCGGGGCCAGGACAGCGGCGCCGTGGGAATATCACGTCCCTGGCAGGTTGCCGGACTGGCAGCCCTGTTCCTGGGTCTCGTCGCAGCCCTGATCTTTTCCGGGGCGGCGGCAGCCCGCGGCGTATCGGATCCCGGTGCGCTGGTGCGTTGGGGCCTGCCCATCAGCAAGGCCATCCACAACGTTTCGCTGGCTACCGTCATCGGCGGACTGATCTTCGCCGTCGCCATCCTGCCCAGGAGCCTGGCACCGCGCAGCAGGGACAGGGAAGACGACGGCAACGAAAGCCGCGAGCACCCTGCCTTCAGCCGAGCGCTGGCTGTCGCGGCTGCTGCAGGCGCCGCCTGGACCCTCTCGGCCATCGCAGTCCTGGTCCTCACCTACGCAGACGTAGCAGGGCAGGCGCTATCCGGGGACGCCGAGTTCACGCAGGCCCTCGTGTACTTCATGACGGATATCGAGACGGGCCGCGCCTGGCTTACCGTCATCATCATCGCCGCCGTGGTGACCACCGCGCTGTTCGGTGTCAGGTCCCTCGGCGGGCTGGCGCTGACCCTGATCCTGGCGCTCATTGGACTCGTCCCCACGGCACTGATCGGGCATTCCTCAAGCTCGTCGGACCATGAAGGGGCCATCAACTCCCTCGGCCTGCACCTGGTGGGAGTGAGTACCTGGGTGGGTGGCATCATCCTGCTGGCACTGCTGTCCGGCATCCTTACCGGCCCCAAGGCAGGGGCGGCCGGAGACATCACGGAACCTACCCTCCGGCGGTTTTCCTCCCTTGCCGGCTTCGCCTTCGTGCTGGTGTTCGCCTCCGGGGTGATCAATGCCAGTATCCGGATCACCAACTGGGGTGATTTTTTTGGCTCCGACTACGGTCAGCTGATCCTGGCCAAATCCGCAGCCACCCTGGTCCTGGGTGGGATCGGATTCATGCACCGCCAGTGGGTGATCCCGCAGCTGGGCGGCAAGGGCTCCACGATGTCCTCGCGCCGCGTCCTTTGGCAGCTGGTCCTGGCGGAGCTCCTGTTGATGGGCGCTACCTCGGGCGTGGCCGTCGCACTAAGCCGCTCCGCCCCGCCGCAGCCCACAACGTTCGCGCCGGACGCATCGCCTGCCTTCATCCTGACCGGCTACGAACTTCCCCCGGAGCTGACGCCGGAGCGCTGGCTGACGGAGTGGCGCCTGGACTGGCTCTGGATCGCCGCGGCCCTGTTCGGGCTGGTGTCCTACTTCCTGGGCGTGGCAAAGATCTACCGCCGTGGCGACAAGTGGCAGTGGTTCCGGTCCATAAACTGGGTGATCGGGCTGCTGGTGCTCACCTACATCACCTCCGGTCCGCCGTCGGTCTATGGCCGCGTGCTGTTCTCCGCGCACATGGTGGACCACATGGCCCTGACCATGGTGGCACCCATCTTCCTGGTGCTGGGCGCCCCGGTCACGCTCGCACTCCGTGCCCTGCAACCCCGTGGTGACGGCTCGCGCGGGGCCCGCGAATGGATCCTGGTCTTCGTGCATTCGAAGTTCTCGCAGGTGGTCACCCATCCGCTGTTCGCCGCCGCCAACTTTGCCGGCTCCATTGTGCTGTTCTACTACTCTGACCTGTTCGGGTTCGCGATGCGCGAGCATGTGGGCCACGAGTTGATGATCGTGCACTTCCTGCTCACCGGATACATCTTCGTGCTGAGCATGATCGGTACGGACCCGCTGCCGCGCCGTGCGCCGTACCCCATGCGGCTGCTCCTGCTCCTGGCCACCATGGGCTTCCACGCGTTCTTTGGCGTGGCGATCATGGGCGGCACCAATCTCCTGGCCGCCGATTACTTCGGCAACCTTGGCCGGGACTGGGGACAGTCCGCGCTGATGGACCAGCAGACGGGCGGTGCAGTGGCCTGGGGTATTGGCGAGGTGCCCACGCTCCTGGTGGCGATCGGCGTGGCCGTCATGTGGTCCCGGTCAGACCAACGGGAGACAAAGCGCGTGGACCGGGCGGCGGACAGGAATAACGACGCCGATCTCACCGCTTACAACGATATGTTTGCCAAATTGGCCGAACGCGACGCCAAGTTGGCTGAACGCAACTCAAAGCTGGAAGGACGCTGA
- a CDS encoding MarR family winged helix-turn-helix transcriptional regulator, with amino-acid sequence MTEPRWLNADERRAWLALVSINTLLPAALDTKLHTAGKLSLFDYTVLAMLSEADERFLPMSELAARSSASLSRLSHVVTKLQKRGWVERRPHPHDARVTIAHLTEEGMATIVGLAPGHVESVRDLFLDALSEQDVRDLARIGEKVVGRLDADHWILRES; translated from the coding sequence ATGACCGAACCGCGCTGGCTTAACGCCGACGAACGACGTGCCTGGCTGGCCCTGGTGAGCATCAATACCTTGCTGCCCGCAGCCCTCGATACCAAGCTTCACACCGCGGGCAAGCTTTCGCTCTTCGACTACACCGTCCTGGCCATGCTTTCCGAGGCGGACGAGCGGTTCCTGCCCATGAGCGAGCTCGCCGCCCGCAGCAGCGCATCCCTTTCCCGCCTTTCGCACGTGGTGACCAAGCTGCAGAAGCGGGGCTGGGTGGAGCGCAGGCCGCATCCCCATGACGCCCGCGTCACCATTGCCCATCTCACTGAGGAGGGCATGGCAACCATCGTGGGCCTGGCGCCTGGCCACGTGGAGTCGGTACGCGATCTCTTCCTGGACGCCCTGTCGGAGCAGGACGTCCGCGACCTGGCGCGGATCGGCGAAAAGGTCGTGGGCCGCCTGGATGCCGACCATTGGATCCTGCGTGAAAGCTAG
- a CDS encoding LacI family DNA-binding transcriptional regulator, with translation MTSRPAAPTGRRATILDVAAAAGVSRQTVTRAMNDMTGISQATRERVQRLAAELGYTPSRFAKGLVQGARTSVGLAIPDLSNPYFPAFASSVVEAATQRSWNVVVDDYGHGTGSALDAVTRLGPQVDAVIGYLGQHSDEAQSLMGRRPVVGLDYPESGAAGGISFDYPYAARLALDHLSSAGRSKIAFLDSDQGGPAASRGAAVAAVVAEAGIELTLIQAAPSAMAAKNAVQALLGRGIEFDGLLAFNDLMAAGALKALQNSGRSVPGDCAVIGMDGIPLGELVTPELTTLSLDLRSVGRAAVDLLDGLLSGSLEAGSPAASLTLRHGLVVRQSA, from the coding sequence ATGACCTCCCGTCCCGCAGCTCCGACCGGCCGGCGCGCCACCATCCTGGACGTCGCGGCGGCGGCGGGCGTCTCCCGCCAGACTGTCACCCGTGCCATGAATGACATGACCGGCATCAGCCAGGCAACCAGGGAGAGGGTCCAGAGGCTCGCCGCGGAGCTGGGTTATACCCCCAGCCGCTTTGCGAAAGGCCTGGTCCAGGGTGCCCGCACTTCTGTTGGCCTGGCTATCCCTGACCTGAGCAACCCCTACTTCCCGGCGTTCGCCTCGAGCGTGGTGGAAGCCGCCACCCAGCGGAGCTGGAATGTAGTGGTGGACGATTACGGCCATGGCACCGGCAGCGCCCTTGACGCCGTTACCCGGCTGGGACCCCAAGTGGACGCGGTGATCGGGTACCTCGGCCAGCACTCGGACGAGGCGCAATCCCTCATGGGCCGGCGCCCGGTGGTCGGCCTGGACTACCCGGAGAGCGGGGCTGCCGGGGGCATCTCCTTCGACTATCCCTACGCCGCCCGGCTTGCCCTGGACCACCTGTCCTCAGCTGGACGCAGCAAAATCGCTTTTCTGGATTCGGACCAGGGTGGCCCTGCTGCCAGCCGCGGTGCGGCAGTAGCTGCGGTGGTGGCCGAAGCCGGGATCGAGTTGACGCTCATACAGGCTGCCCCGTCCGCAATGGCCGCAAAGAATGCCGTACAGGCACTGCTGGGCCGTGGGATCGAATTCGACGGGCTTCTGGCGTTCAATGACCTCATGGCGGCAGGAGCCCTCAAAGCCCTGCAGAATTCCGGAAGGTCCGTCCCGGGTGACTGCGCTGTGATTGGCATGGACGGGATACCCCTCGGGGAGCTGGTGACTCCGGAGCTGACCACGCTCTCGCTTGACCTGCGCAGTGTGGGCCGGGCCGCCGTCGACCTCCTGGATGGATTGCTTTCCGGTTCGCTGGAAGCAGGGAGCCCTGCCGCTTCCCTGACCCTTCGCCACGGGCTGGTCGTCCGTCAGTCAGCCTGA
- a CDS encoding NHL domain-containing thioredoxin family protein: MSETVRTHHRVRASELVGRNWLNTGGKTLDLEALRGKIVLLDFWTFCCINCLHVLDELRPLEEEFSDVLVTVGVHSPKFEHEADPVALAAAVERYEIHHPVLDDPELETWKAYTARAWPTLVVIDPEGYIVAHLSGEGHADGLSVLIPELIAEHEAKGTLHRGSGPYVAPEPTSGTLRFPGKALFLPAGRGSGPDEASDGGAAARAATHGSWLVTDTGHHRLVELGTDFQTVLATFGSGTKGYADGPAAGDTATAQFNEPQGLVLLPEEVAAKVGYDVVIADSVNHRLRGLSLTDGKASALAGNGVQRLLETGPARVDEDAAGFTGRLSDHPLEVSLSSPWDLVWSRKLNAVVVAMAGTHQIFSFDPITGDVAIAAGNGLEGLLDGSAHEAWFAQSSGLAEDADGNIWVADSETSALRKLVIGDDGSITVETAVGKGLFDFGFRDGSAAEARLQHPLGVTVLPDGSVAIADTYNGAVRRYDPAAGTVSTLARGLAEPSDVIVDHTQSAGSEPLLVVVEANQHQLVYVPIPKEAQQVDEGASQTHRPKSPVAPGPLELAVRFTAPTGQKLDDRWGDPTQLKVSSTPPELLVSGGGTSVGLLRTVELASDVPEGVLHITARAAACDGPETEDGEIPDHAACHLYQQDWGIPVVLQGDGDTELVLDLRGMD; the protein is encoded by the coding sequence ATGAGCGAAACCGTACGCACCCACCACCGGGTCCGCGCCTCCGAACTGGTGGGCCGTAACTGGTTGAACACCGGCGGCAAAACACTGGACCTTGAAGCCCTGCGCGGCAAGATCGTGCTGCTGGATTTCTGGACCTTCTGCTGCATCAACTGCCTGCACGTGCTGGACGAGCTGCGGCCGCTGGAGGAGGAGTTCTCTGACGTGCTGGTCACAGTCGGAGTCCATTCGCCCAAGTTCGAGCACGAGGCGGATCCGGTTGCGCTGGCCGCCGCCGTGGAGCGCTACGAGATCCACCACCCGGTCCTGGACGATCCTGAGCTGGAAACCTGGAAGGCGTACACCGCCCGCGCCTGGCCCACCCTGGTGGTCATCGACCCCGAGGGCTACATCGTGGCGCACCTCTCCGGTGAAGGACACGCCGATGGGCTGTCCGTGCTGATTCCCGAGCTCATCGCCGAACACGAGGCCAAAGGCACCCTCCACCGCGGCTCCGGCCCCTATGTGGCGCCCGAGCCGACCTCCGGCACCCTGCGCTTCCCCGGCAAGGCGCTCTTCCTTCCCGCCGGCCGCGGTTCCGGTCCCGATGAGGCGTCCGACGGCGGCGCAGCAGCACGTGCTGCAACACACGGTTCATGGCTGGTCACCGATACGGGCCACCACCGGCTGGTGGAGCTGGGCACCGACTTCCAGACCGTCCTGGCCACCTTCGGCTCCGGCACCAAGGGTTACGCGGACGGTCCGGCCGCCGGTGACACGGCGACTGCCCAGTTCAACGAACCCCAGGGCCTGGTCCTGCTGCCGGAAGAGGTGGCAGCCAAGGTGGGCTACGACGTCGTTATTGCCGACTCCGTCAACCACCGCCTTCGTGGGCTGTCCCTGACCGACGGGAAGGCCTCGGCCCTGGCGGGCAACGGTGTGCAGCGGCTGCTGGAGACAGGCCCCGCACGGGTGGACGAGGACGCCGCCGGGTTCACCGGCCGCCTCAGCGACCACCCGTTGGAAGTCTCCCTGAGCTCGCCCTGGGACCTGGTGTGGTCGCGCAAGCTCAACGCGGTGGTGGTGGCCATGGCGGGCACCCACCAGATCTTCAGCTTCGACCCCATCACCGGGGACGTGGCCATCGCCGCCGGCAATGGTCTGGAAGGCCTGCTGGACGGATCCGCCCATGAAGCCTGGTTCGCCCAGTCCTCAGGCCTGGCCGAGGATGCAGACGGCAACATCTGGGTGGCGGACTCCGAAACATCTGCGCTCCGCAAGCTGGTCATTGGCGACGACGGTTCCATCACCGTGGAGACTGCCGTCGGCAAGGGTTTGTTCGACTTTGGGTTCCGGGACGGCAGCGCAGCCGAGGCACGCCTGCAGCACCCGCTGGGTGTGACGGTCCTGCCGGACGGCTCGGTGGCAATCGCGGACACCTACAACGGTGCGGTCCGCCGCTACGACCCGGCCGCCGGCACGGTATCAACGCTGGCCCGCGGTCTGGCCGAGCCTTCCGACGTCATCGTGGACCACACGCAGTCGGCCGGTTCCGAGCCGCTGCTGGTGGTGGTTGAGGCGAACCAGCACCAGCTGGTGTACGTCCCCATTCCTAAGGAAGCCCAGCAGGTGGACGAGGGCGCCTCGCAGACCCACCGGCCCAAGAGCCCGGTGGCACCCGGCCCGCTGGAGCTGGCGGTCCGCTTCACTGCCCCCACCGGGCAGAAGCTGGATGACCGCTGGGGGGATCCCACTCAGCTGAAGGTTTCGTCTACCCCGCCGGAGTTGCTGGTATCCGGCGGCGGAACCTCAGTTGGGCTGCTCCGTACCGTGGAGCTCGCCTCCGACGTTCCGGAGGGCGTCCTGCACATCACCGCCCGTGCCGCGGCCTGTGACGGTCCGGAGACCGAGGACGGCGAGATCCCCGACCACGCCGCGTGCCACCTGTACCAGCAGGACTGGGGCATTCCGGTGGTTCTGCAGGGCGACGGGGATACCGAGCTGGTACTCGACCTTCGCGGCATGGACTGA
- a CDS encoding YciI family protein: protein MYVVSLTYRVPQDIVDFHNDAHIAWLQKAFDDGVFIAAGRKVPRTGGMLLSRSDRATLDACLQQDPFYSNGVADFDVVEFHAARVAPGFEILLDS from the coding sequence ATGTATGTTGTCTCCCTGACTTACCGCGTTCCGCAGGACATCGTCGATTTCCACAATGACGCCCACATCGCCTGGCTGCAGAAAGCCTTCGACGACGGCGTCTTCATCGCTGCCGGCCGGAAGGTCCCGCGCACCGGGGGGATGCTGCTCTCCCGGTCGGACCGGGCCACCTTGGATGCCTGCCTCCAGCAGGACCCGTTTTATTCGAACGGGGTAGCCGATTTCGACGTCGTTGAATTCCATGCCGCCAGGGTGGCACCCGGATTCGAAATCCTGCTAGACAGCTAG
- the rpsN gene encoding 30S ribosomal protein S14 — protein MAKKSKIARNEQRKVIVERYAAKRLELKKTLVDENATDEAREAARLGLQKLPRNASPIRLRNRDIIDGRPRGTLQKFGISRVRFRDMAHRGELPGITKSSW, from the coding sequence ATGGCTAAGAAGTCCAAGATTGCTCGCAACGAGCAGCGCAAGGTCATCGTTGAGCGTTACGCTGCAAAGCGCCTCGAGCTGAAGAAGACCCTGGTTGACGAAAACGCAACCGACGAAGCACGCGAAGCAGCCCGCCTGGGCCTGCAGAAGCTGCCCCGCAACGCGTCCCCGATCCGTCTGCGTAACCGCGACATCATCGACGGCCGTCCCCGCGGAACCCTCCAGAAGTTCGGTATCTCCCGTGTCCGCTTCCGCGACATGGCCCACAGGGGCGAACTTCCGGGCATCACCAAGTCTTCCTGGTAA
- the rpmG gene encoding 50S ribosomal protein L33 has translation MAKDKDVRPIIKLKSTAGTGYTYVTRKNRRNDPDRMVLKKYDPKIRQHVEFREER, from the coding sequence GTGGCTAAGGACAAGGACGTACGTCCGATCATCAAGCTCAAGTCGACTGCGGGCACGGGTTACACCTACGTAACCCGCAAGAACCGTCGTAACGACCCGGACCGCATGGTCCTGAAGAAGTACGACCCCAAGATCCGCCAGCACGTCGAATTCCGAGAGGAGCGCTAA
- a CDS encoding HU family DNA-binding protein — translation MAKNRSELVAEVAGKAGTSQAAVNSVLDALFEVFETSVAEGEKITIPGWLAVERTDRAARTGRNPQTGETIQIAAGHSVKLTAGSKLKAAVSNKK, via the coding sequence ATGGCTAAGAACCGTAGTGAACTTGTTGCAGAGGTAGCGGGCAAGGCCGGCACCAGCCAGGCAGCCGTCAACTCCGTCCTCGACGCACTGTTCGAGGTTTTCGAGACTTCTGTCGCCGAGGGCGAGAAGATCACCATCCCCGGCTGGCTCGCCGTCGAGCGCACCGACCGTGCTGCACGCACCGGCCGCAACCCCCAGACGGGTGAAACCATCCAGATCGCAGCAGGCCACAGCGTCAAGCTGACCGCCGGCTCCAAGCTCAAGGCTGCGGTTTCCAACAAGAAGTAA
- a CDS encoding DUF4981 domain-containing protein — protein MLDFKKVIEPLRIHVAGDWSGFRRRNGYDFADTSAFSFRYVVESDGATLDAGTANVAPLAPRSEAVVPLPPRLAGLAAAGPEAALRYLPSAQSWPLISPVLPLGMRLPGARLSANLPRLLRPALANAFPS, from the coding sequence TTGCTGGACTTCAAAAAGGTTATCGAGCCGCTTCGGATTCACGTTGCGGGGGACTGGTCCGGCTTCAGGCGCCGCAACGGCTACGACTTTGCGGACACATCCGCGTTCAGCTTCCGGTATGTCGTGGAGTCCGACGGCGCCACGCTCGACGCCGGAACAGCGAACGTTGCGCCGCTGGCACCTCGGTCCGAGGCCGTGGTGCCCCTGCCTCCGCGCCTTGCCGGGCTCGCCGCAGCGGGGCCTGAGGCCGCGCTGCGGTACTTACCGTCAGCGCAGTCCTGGCCGCTGATTTCTCCTGTGCTGCCGCTGGGCATGAGATTGCCTGGGGCCAGGCTGTCCGCGAACCTTCCGCGGCTGCTCCGCCCCGCCCTTGCGAACGCGTTTCCGTCCTGA